A portion of the Burkholderiales bacterium genome contains these proteins:
- a CDS encoding DUF499 domain-containing protein, whose product MTPPDTWYPKQVARLYQEMYAAHAGEVPSEAAKTAYRELIERAYPFHPLLIDAFYTRWGSHPDFQRTRGVLRLLASIVGDVWKRRQGSTATQHLIQPCHIHWSIDPLQAALTRLWGPAYQSVAAADIVGERSNAGTLDDERGGDYRTESIGKGLAAAILLGSFGGQGGKSGFSAKELKLACSRYGLNWNYTDGALLELENRCFYLRTTTAGALGKRYWFATKPTLNKLVVQYRQQMARESFEEEILADLRAESQKGALAGGTWRVIVNPAEDLPEQKSLALLVLPPSLAWDENGGSKDAIQERVRAISTRCGGKDRIYRNTLLFLVGSGRGLSKLRQAYREHAALEAIRKDYWEQLDEEQREDLKKRLEAARKACLEALGPAYTVVLRVRGQEVEACRLSDARRTFQEHLGYVWTTLVEDEEWILRRVGSVTLESTGLVLKEGALRLKDAVDAFLRFTDKPMVASKEAVSAGLAQACADGLVGIGRGASPSALQARYCRQPVSLDPSEDGVWIIPPFAPEPVKEPRSEAPVEAGVATDESTITAQAGRSTTIVDTLGTSTEAKRGAKGTVRRFVVQGNVPVESWGELFRCFVGPAARMALEEAWTSRALRNGPSRGSASGRRRSRVQSHEGSRAAARVGVQNRAVTMSVRWSTAWESQAGADCPGNGGI is encoded by the coding sequence ATGACCCCTCCGGACACCTGGTATCCGAAGCAGGTTGCGCGCCTTTACCAGGAGATGTATGCGGCGCATGCAGGGGAGGTGCCCTCGGAGGCGGCGAAGACCGCCTACCGCGAGCTCATCGAGCGCGCCTATCCCTTCCATCCTCTGCTCATTGATGCGTTCTACACCCGCTGGGGAAGCCACCCGGACTTCCAGCGGACGCGGGGTGTGTTGCGCCTGCTCGCGAGCATCGTGGGCGACGTCTGGAAGCGGCGGCAGGGCAGCACCGCGACCCAGCACCTGATCCAACCGTGTCACATCCACTGGTCCATAGACCCCTTGCAGGCTGCCCTGACACGACTTTGGGGGCCTGCTTACCAGTCGGTGGCGGCTGCCGACATCGTTGGGGAGCGGTCGAACGCTGGCACCCTCGACGACGAGCGCGGCGGGGACTACCGGACCGAGTCCATCGGGAAGGGGCTGGCGGCCGCCATCCTTCTCGGCTCGTTCGGCGGTCAGGGCGGCAAGAGCGGCTTCAGCGCCAAAGAGTTGAAGCTCGCCTGTTCCCGGTACGGACTCAACTGGAACTACACCGACGGAGCGCTCTTGGAGCTCGAGAACCGCTGCTTCTACCTTCGCACCACAACGGCCGGGGCCCTCGGCAAGCGCTATTGGTTCGCCACCAAGCCGACGCTCAACAAACTGGTGGTCCAGTATCGCCAGCAGATGGCGAGAGAGAGTTTCGAGGAAGAGATTCTCGCCGACCTGCGGGCCGAGTCACAGAAGGGTGCACTCGCCGGTGGGACCTGGCGCGTGATCGTCAACCCCGCCGAGGATCTGCCTGAGCAGAAGTCGCTCGCGCTCCTCGTTCTTCCACCCTCGCTCGCCTGGGACGAGAACGGTGGGTCGAAGGACGCGATCCAGGAACGTGTGAGAGCGATCAGCACGCGTTGCGGCGGAAAGGATCGCATCTACCGGAACACGCTCCTCTTTCTCGTGGGGAGCGGGCGTGGTCTCAGCAAACTGCGCCAAGCGTATCGCGAACACGCAGCGCTGGAGGCAATCCGCAAGGACTACTGGGAGCAGCTCGACGAAGAGCAGCGAGAGGACCTGAAGAAGCGCCTCGAGGCGGCCCGCAAGGCTTGCCTGGAAGCCTTGGGTCCTGCCTACACCGTAGTCCTGCGCGTGCGCGGGCAAGAGGTAGAAGCCTGCCGGCTCTCCGACGCGCGGCGCACTTTCCAGGAGCATCTCGGCTATGTGTGGACGACCCTCGTGGAGGACGAAGAGTGGATTCTACGGCGCGTGGGCTCGGTGACGCTGGAGAGCACGGGCCTCGTTTTGAAAGAAGGTGCACTGCGCCTCAAGGATGCCGTGGACGCTTTCCTACGATTCACGGACAAGCCCATGGTCGCCTCCAAGGAGGCCGTGAGCGCGGGGCTGGCCCAGGCTTGCGCCGATGGACTGGTCGGGATCGGGCGCGGCGCAAGCCCGTCGGCGCTCCAGGCCCGCTACTGCCGGCAACCCGTCTCGCTCGACCCGAGCGAGGACGGCGTATGGATCATTCCGCCGTTTGCGCCGGAGCCGGTGAAAGAGCCCAGAAGCGAGGCTCCTGTCGAAGCCGGAGTGGCTACCGATGAGTCCACCATCACGGCTCAGGCAGGCCGCAGCACCACCATCGTGGATACGTTGGGAACGAGCACCGAGGCGAAACGCGGCGCCAAGGGCACCGTGCGCCGATTCGTCGTTCAGGGCAACGTTCCGGTCGAGAGCTGGGGCGAACTGTTCCGCTGCTTTGTGGGTCCGGCTGCACGCATGGCGCTGGAAGAAGCTTGGACTTCCCGTGCGCTTCGAAATGGTCCTTCCCGAGGATCGGCCTCTGGGCGAAGACGCTCCCGAGTTCAAAGCCATGAGGGAAGCCGCGCGGCAGCTCGGGTTGGAGTTCAAAATCGAGCAGTGACGATGTCGGTCCGATGGAGTACGGCTTGGGAATCACAGGCTGGGGCCGACTGCCCCGGCAATGGCGGAATCTAA
- the cas3u gene encoding type I-U CRISPR-associated helicase/endonuclease Cas3, giving the protein MQHLPPFTAWFRELWKHAPFRWQAMLAERVASGHWPQALDLPTASGKTACVDIAVYALAAQADRPLAERTAPLRIWFVVDRRIVVDEAFERAQKIAQKLADAESGPLRETADRLRQLSGTDRPLAVARLRGGILRDDGWARIPSQPAIITSTVDQLGSRLLFRGYGHSLLAAPIFAGLAANDSLIFLDEAHCAVPFMQTLRAIERYRGPKWAEEHIPTPFAFVVMSATPPAGIPLDQIFPGRERAEVLDDPELARRLRTSKRAQLIEVTAPRSRRSGEPQEAAAARMQADRAEAGADDPLVTEAVVRAGGFVRSGKLRVAVMVNRVRTAEAVADALRTALGEEADVVLLTGRIRPFERDELVERWTPYLRANRPEQPEKPVVVVSTQCLEVGADFSFDALVTECASLDALRQRFGRLARLGSEQPAPAAVLMRGQDAESVEPDPIYGTAIRETWKWLEGQAAETESGTKVVDFGVEALEVRVREIEDLSSLLAPAPDAPILLPAHLDLLCQTAPPPHPQPEVSLHLHGRAGPPEVSVVWRCDLAPDDPGTWTETIALCPPVSAEMLQAPLWRVRAWLAERPAADYEARAAASDEGDVEGAGEEPETRAAAIRRCLLWRGRDRSRVARTADDIAPGDVVVVPAAYGIAGLGQATKAKALGDEGLDLWEPARAGVGHPAAVRLHPAVLAPWLACSPLAELLAVATSRAWDREEVQDAIQAVLDYEPEGEDAPPKPPDWWVELLRRARHGRFEDHPAGGLVLVARATPGARRAAEPDLFADDDDLASAEDCEVTLGDHTASVARAAVKLAERCLPAGFRDAFELAARWHDSGKLDARFQLLLHHGDEVAAALSAQPLAKSASVPLSPARRRTIREASGLPANFRHEMLSLQLAERFAELPTDDALRDLVLHLVAVHHGHARPFAPVVDDPSPPGVSGPLGTVHIALGAEARAALVPSHRIDSGAPKRFWRLTRRYGWWGLAYLEAVFRLADWYGSVFVVRSDSNRESAPWSNAVSNSAA; this is encoded by the coding sequence ATGCAACACCTTCCGCCCTTTACTGCGTGGTTTCGCGAGCTCTGGAAGCACGCCCCCTTCCGCTGGCAAGCCATGCTCGCCGAGCGGGTCGCGAGCGGCCATTGGCCCCAGGCCCTCGACCTCCCCACCGCCTCCGGCAAGACCGCCTGCGTGGACATCGCCGTCTATGCCCTCGCCGCCCAAGCAGACCGACCCCTAGCCGAGCGAACGGCGCCCCTGCGGATCTGGTTCGTCGTGGACCGCCGCATCGTGGTGGACGAAGCCTTCGAGCGCGCCCAGAAGATCGCCCAGAAGCTGGCCGACGCCGAGTCCGGTCCGCTCCGCGAGACCGCCGACCGGCTGCGCCAACTGAGCGGCACCGACCGGCCGCTCGCCGTCGCCCGCCTCCGAGGCGGCATCTTGCGAGACGACGGGTGGGCCCGCATCCCGTCGCAACCCGCGATCATCACCTCGACCGTGGACCAACTGGGCTCGCGCCTGCTGTTCCGAGGCTACGGGCACAGCCTGCTGGCGGCGCCCATCTTCGCCGGGCTCGCCGCTAACGACAGCTTGATCTTCCTGGACGAGGCCCACTGCGCCGTCCCGTTCATGCAGACGCTCCGCGCCATCGAACGCTACCGGGGTCCGAAATGGGCCGAGGAGCACATTCCTACCCCGTTCGCGTTCGTGGTGATGTCGGCGACCCCGCCGGCGGGAATTCCGCTCGACCAGATCTTCCCCGGCAGGGAGCGCGCGGAGGTCCTAGACGATCCAGAACTCGCCCGGCGGCTCCGCACCTCGAAACGAGCGCAGCTCATCGAGGTAACGGCGCCACGATCGCGAAGGAGCGGCGAGCCGCAAGAAGCGGCAGCAGCAAGAATGCAAGCAGATCGGGCGGAAGCAGGAGCAGATGATCCCCTCGTCACCGAGGCCGTGGTCCGTGCCGGAGGATTCGTTCGCTCGGGAAAACTCCGGGTGGCGGTCATGGTCAACCGCGTGCGCACGGCCGAAGCCGTGGCGGACGCGCTCCGGACCGCCCTCGGCGAGGAGGCGGACGTCGTCCTCCTTACCGGGCGCATCCGGCCGTTCGAACGCGACGAGCTGGTCGAGCGCTGGACCCCGTACCTGCGCGCGAACCGACCGGAGCAGCCGGAAAAGCCCGTGGTCGTAGTCTCCACCCAGTGCCTCGAGGTCGGCGCCGACTTCAGCTTCGACGCCCTCGTGACCGAGTGCGCGAGCCTCGACGCGCTCCGGCAGCGGTTCGGTCGCCTGGCGCGCCTGGGATCGGAGCAGCCGGCACCGGCCGCCGTCCTCATGCGCGGGCAGGACGCGGAGTCGGTGGAACCTGACCCGATCTACGGAACCGCGATACGCGAAACGTGGAAATGGCTCGAAGGACAGGCCGCGGAAACCGAGAGCGGCACAAAGGTCGTCGACTTCGGTGTGGAGGCCCTCGAAGTTCGAGTCCGCGAGATCGAGGACCTCTCCTCTCTGCTCGCGCCGGCACCGGATGCGCCGATCCTTCTACCAGCGCATCTGGACCTGCTCTGCCAGACGGCCCCGCCACCACACCCGCAGCCCGAGGTCTCGCTCCACCTGCACGGCCGAGCCGGGCCGCCAGAGGTCTCGGTCGTCTGGCGATGCGACCTTGCGCCCGACGACCCCGGCACCTGGACCGAAACCATCGCCTTGTGCCCTCCGGTGAGCGCCGAGATGCTCCAGGCGCCACTTTGGCGAGTGCGCGCCTGGCTCGCGGAACGGCCGGCGGCGGATTATGAAGCGCGTGCGGCGGCTAGCGACGAAGGCGACGTCGAGGGCGCGGGCGAGGAACCGGAGACCCGAGCGGCGGCGATCCGCCGGTGCCTTCTCTGGCGCGGGCGCGATCGCTCGCGAGTGGCGAGAACGGCAGACGACATCGCTCCCGGCGACGTCGTCGTGGTACCCGCCGCCTACGGGATCGCCGGGCTCGGGCAGGCCACGAAGGCCAAGGCCCTGGGAGACGAAGGTCTCGATCTCTGGGAGCCGGCCCGTGCGGGTGTCGGTCATCCCGCCGCGGTACGGTTGCACCCCGCTGTGCTCGCGCCCTGGCTCGCCTGCTCCCCGCTCGCCGAACTCTTGGCTGTCGCGACCTCCCGCGCCTGGGACCGGGAGGAGGTGCAGGACGCCATTCAGGCAGTTTTGGATTACGAACCCGAAGGCGAAGACGCGCCGCCGAAGCCACCCGACTGGTGGGTCGAGCTCCTGCGCCGCGCGCGCCACGGGCGCTTCGAGGATCATCCGGCCGGCGGACTGGTGCTCGTCGCTCGCGCCACCCCCGGTGCGCGCCGCGCCGCCGAGCCGGATCTCTTTGCCGATGACGACGATCTGGCCTCGGCGGAAGATTGCGAAGTCACGCTCGGCGACCACACGGCCTCGGTCGCGCGCGCAGCCGTCAAGCTCGCAGAACGTTGTCTGCCCGCCGGCTTCCGAGACGCGTTCGAGCTTGCCGCCCGCTGGCACGACAGCGGCAAACTGGACGCGCGCTTCCAGCTCCTGTTGCATCATGGCGACGAAGTGGCCGCGGCCCTCTCGGCGCAGCCACTTGCCAAGTCCGCCTCTGTGCCCCTCTCCCCGGCCCGTCGCCGCACCATTCGCGAGGCGAGCGGCCTGCCGGCCAACTTCCGGCACGAGATGCTGTCGCTGCAACTGGCCGAGCGGTTCGCAGAGCTGCCCACTGACGACGCTCTGCGCGACCTGGTACTGCATCTGGTTGCCGTGCATCACGGTCACGCGCGCCCGTTCGCCCCGGTAGTGGACGACCCATCTCCGCCCGGAGTGTCGGGGCCGCTGGGGACGGTGCATATCGCGCTGGGAGCGGAGGCCCGTGCCGCGCTCGTTCCGTCTCATCGCATCGATTCCGGGGCCCCCAAGCGGTTTTGGCGGCTCACCCGTCGCTATGGCTGGTGGGGCCTGGCGTATCTGGAAGCGGTTTTCCGTCTGGCCGACTGGTACGGCAGCGTTTTCGTAGTCCGGTCTGATTCGAATCGGGAGAGCGCACCATGGTCGAACGCCGTTTCGAACTCTGCGGCCTAG
- a CDS encoding PAS domain S-box protein: MAREAWLRVILETEPECVKLMAADGSLLDMNPAGLRMVEAESIEQVRGRSVYPLVVEAHRAAVRELTARVFRGESARLEFEIVGLKGGRRWLETHATPLRDAEGRVVALLGITRDVSDRKAAEERLRRSERTFAALFDKAAFAAALWRLADGVILNVNEAWERAFGFGREEAVGRTGLELGLYPPDPDGYRAFLAELEREGRIREREFDLRVKSGERRTFSVNLDVIEVGGERCGLATALDVTERRRTLDALRRSQEQLAALVDSVDGIVWEADAATWRFTFVSPKAERLLGYPVARWTEEPDFWVRHVHPDDRDWAVRFCTSCVAEKRDHEFEYRMIAADGRIVWLHDIVTVVVEGGRPVKLRGLMVDVTERRRAEDALRASEERFRELAETIDDVFWIQDPRAGKLLYVSPGYERVWGRSCRSLYDAPGSWLEAVHPEDRERVARAAAARQAAGLYDEEYRIVRPDGRVRWVRDRAFPVRNAAGEVERIVGVARDITERRQLEEQLRQAQRLEAIGQLAGGVAHDFNNILTSILMEAELAAEADGLPGEVRESLAQIRTAAERAAGLTRQLLLFSRRQVLQPRVLDLNEVVAGVAKLLQRIIGEDIRLQLDLHPGPLWTRADVGTLDQVLMNLAVNARDAMPEGGRLFVETGAEQVGERPRHPEARPGAYVWVRVRDTGVGIPREVLPRIFEPFFTTKEPGKGTGLGLAMVYGVVRQQHGWVEVESEPGRGATFQVFLPAAPALADEAPVGGERRVPGGSETVLLVEDDAAVRQVTRTVLARHGYRVVEAGSGVEALEVWRAHRERVALVVTDLVMPGGVSGHELARRLRAERPGLKVIFMSGYSAAVAEREAGVRDGENFLQKPFPAERLLETVRRCLDA, encoded by the coding sequence GTGGCGCGCGAGGCGTGGCTGCGCGTCATCCTCGAGACCGAGCCCGAGTGCGTCAAGCTGATGGCGGCGGACGGATCCCTGCTCGACATGAATCCGGCCGGCCTGCGGATGGTCGAGGCCGAGTCGATCGAGCAGGTGCGCGGGCGCTCTGTCTATCCGCTCGTCGTCGAGGCGCATCGCGCTGCCGTCCGCGAGCTGACCGCGCGCGTGTTCCGGGGCGAGTCGGCCCGGCTCGAGTTCGAGATCGTCGGGTTGAAGGGCGGGCGTCGCTGGCTCGAGACCCACGCCACGCCGCTGCGCGACGCCGAGGGGCGCGTCGTGGCGCTGCTCGGCATCACGCGCGACGTCAGCGATCGGAAGGCGGCCGAGGAGCGGCTCCGCCGGAGCGAGCGTACCTTCGCCGCGCTGTTCGACAAGGCCGCCTTCGCCGCCGCGCTCTGGCGGCTCGCCGACGGTGTGATCCTGAACGTCAACGAGGCCTGGGAGCGCGCCTTCGGCTTCGGCCGGGAGGAGGCCGTCGGCCGCACCGGTCTCGAGCTGGGCCTCTACCCGCCCGATCCCGACGGCTACCGGGCGTTTCTCGCGGAGCTGGAGCGCGAGGGACGGATCCGCGAGCGCGAGTTCGATCTCCGGGTGAAGTCGGGCGAGCGGCGCACCTTCTCGGTGAACCTCGACGTCATCGAAGTCGGCGGCGAGCGCTGCGGCCTCGCGACCGCGCTCGATGTCACCGAGCGCCGGCGCACGCTGGATGCGCTGCGCCGCAGTCAGGAGCAGCTCGCCGCCCTCGTCGATTCGGTCGACGGCATCGTCTGGGAGGCCGACGCCGCGACGTGGCGCTTCACCTTCGTGAGCCCGAAGGCGGAGCGGCTGCTCGGCTATCCCGTCGCGCGCTGGACCGAGGAGCCCGACTTCTGGGTGCGGCACGTCCATCCCGACGACCGCGACTGGGCCGTCCGCTTCTGCACGAGCTGCGTCGCCGAGAAGCGCGATCACGAGTTCGAGTACCGCATGATCGCCGCCGACGGCCGCATCGTCTGGCTGCACGACATCGTGACCGTGGTGGTGGAAGGCGGGCGGCCGGTCAAGCTGCGCGGCCTGATGGTGGACGTGACCGAGCGGCGGCGCGCCGAGGACGCGCTGCGGGCCAGCGAGGAGCGCTTCCGCGAGCTCGCCGAGACGATCGACGACGTGTTCTGGATCCAGGATCCGCGCGCGGGCAAGCTGCTGTACGTGAGTCCCGGTTACGAGCGGGTGTGGGGGCGGTCGTGCCGGAGCCTGTACGACGCGCCCGGGAGCTGGCTGGAGGCCGTGCATCCCGAGGATCGCGAGCGCGTCGCGCGTGCCGCGGCGGCGCGGCAGGCGGCGGGGCTCTACGACGAGGAGTATCGCATCGTGCGGCCCGACGGCCGCGTGCGCTGGGTGCGCGATCGGGCCTTTCCCGTGCGCAACGCGGCCGGCGAGGTGGAGCGCATCGTCGGGGTGGCGCGCGACATCACCGAGCGGCGCCAGCTCGAGGAGCAGCTCCGGCAGGCGCAGCGGCTCGAGGCCATCGGGCAGCTCGCCGGCGGCGTGGCGCACGATTTCAACAACATCCTCACCAGCATTCTGATGGAGGCGGAGCTGGCGGCCGAGGCCGACGGCCTGCCGGGCGAGGTGCGCGAGAGTCTCGCGCAGATCCGGACGGCGGCGGAGCGCGCGGCGGGGCTGACGCGCCAGCTCCTGCTCTTCAGCCGCCGGCAGGTGCTGCAGCCGCGCGTGCTGGATCTCAACGAGGTGGTGGCGGGCGTCGCCAAGCTGTTGCAGCGCATCATCGGCGAGGACATCCGGCTGCAGCTCGACCTGCATCCCGGGCCGCTCTGGACGCGCGCGGATGTGGGGACGCTGGATCAGGTGCTGATGAATCTGGCCGTCAATGCGCGCGATGCGATGCCCGAGGGGGGCCGGCTGTTCGTCGAGACCGGCGCCGAGCAGGTGGGCGAGCGGCCGCGGCATCCCGAGGCGCGGCCCGGGGCGTACGTGTGGGTGCGCGTGCGCGACACCGGGGTGGGGATTCCGCGGGAGGTGCTGCCGCGCATCTTCGAGCCGTTTTTCACGACGAAGGAGCCCGGCAAGGGGACCGGGCTCGGGCTGGCGATGGTCTATGGGGTGGTGCGCCAGCAGCACGGGTGGGTGGAGGTGGAGAGCGAGCCGGGGCGCGGCGCGACGTTTCAGGTGTTCCTGCCGGCGGCGCCGGCGCTGGCCGACGAGGCGCCGGTCGGGGGGGAGCGGCGGGTGCCGGGCGGGAGCGAGACCGTGCTGCTCGTCGAGGACGACGCGGCCGTGCGGCAGGTGACGCGGACCGTGCTCGCGCGGCACGGCTATCGCGTGGTGGAGGCCGGCAGCGGCGTCGAGGCGCTGGAGGTGTGGCGTGCGCACCGGGAGCGCGTGGCGCTGGTGGTGACCGATCTGGTGATGCCCGGCGGGGTGAGCGGGCACGAGCTGGCGCGGCGGCTGCGGGCCGAGCGGCCCGGGCTGAAGGTCATTTTCATGAGCGGGTACAGCGCCGCCGTCGCCGAGCGCGAGGCCGGCGTGCGCGACGGCGAGAATTTTTTGCAGAAGCCCTTTCCTGCCGAGCGGCTGCTCGAGACCGTGCGGCGCTGCCTGGACGCGTAG